A stretch of the Cellulomonas sp. WB94 genome encodes the following:
- a CDS encoding O-antigen ligase family protein, whose amino-acid sequence MPSGRTQPVGGDQLARHREPRPQGPWFAIGVLPVVALTVPAALVFSGPLESNGWVGRLLVFWIAAAVIVGWVARVRRPRRSSPAEIGLWLLIGALATSVAASGLRTLTESESSGVMRAALVMFPLAIVALGISTTADRPRTDAFLAAILIGATVSALVGVLQFMKPFDLAAVLRLPGMTARQLGGMGSRGGFFRVKGAAGHPIEFGVICGALVPLGMHFVRFGRTHNRRILAAVATVCLLLAIPMGVSRSGILVVLVALIVYAVVLSVRQRISLLILGLGAGMVMRAAIPGLLGTVTSFFTHASTDNSVSGRTEDYAQIDEFFRQTPILGRGLGTFRPEDYFFLDNQYLLALVEGGIVLVAAIILFFLLAIASCRGASLRAARAADASRAQAVMAAVLAIGVSGLFFDLFSFAQVTVLTFVLAGVAGALWRQGVDDGVPIPSAIERIRGRPVPVAAGRMAAGGRLSGPIDVDDAPNRWSTRG is encoded by the coding sequence ATGCCTAGTGGCCGGACGCAACCGGTCGGGGGTGACCAGCTCGCCCGGCATCGCGAGCCGAGGCCCCAGGGGCCGTGGTTCGCCATCGGCGTCCTGCCGGTCGTGGCGCTCACGGTCCCGGCCGCGCTGGTGTTCTCCGGACCGTTGGAGTCCAACGGGTGGGTCGGCCGTCTTCTCGTCTTCTGGATCGCCGCCGCGGTGATCGTCGGCTGGGTCGCGCGGGTGCGTCGGCCGCGTCGGTCGTCGCCCGCAGAGATCGGTCTCTGGTTGCTGATCGGGGCGCTGGCGACGTCGGTCGCAGCCAGCGGCCTGCGCACCCTCACCGAGTCCGAGTCGAGCGGGGTCATGCGCGCCGCGCTCGTGATGTTCCCGCTCGCGATCGTCGCCCTCGGGATCTCTACCACGGCCGACCGGCCCCGGACCGACGCGTTCCTCGCGGCGATCCTCATCGGGGCCACGGTGAGCGCGCTGGTCGGGGTCCTGCAGTTCATGAAGCCGTTCGACCTCGCCGCCGTGCTCCGCCTGCCTGGCATGACCGCGCGGCAGCTCGGCGGGATGGGGTCGCGCGGGGGGTTCTTCCGGGTCAAGGGCGCCGCGGGGCATCCCATCGAGTTCGGCGTGATCTGTGGGGCGCTCGTGCCGCTCGGCATGCACTTCGTGAGGTTCGGCCGCACCCACAACAGGCGCATCCTGGCGGCGGTCGCGACCGTGTGCCTCCTTCTCGCCATCCCGATGGGCGTCTCGCGATCGGGCATCCTCGTCGTGCTGGTCGCGCTCATCGTCTACGCCGTCGTGCTGTCGGTCCGGCAGAGGATCTCCCTGCTCATCCTCGGTCTCGGCGCTGGGATGGTGATGCGCGCTGCAATCCCTGGCCTGCTGGGCACCGTGACGAGCTTCTTCACGCATGCCTCGACCGACAACAGCGTCAGCGGCCGGACCGAGGACTACGCGCAGATCGACGAGTTCTTCCGCCAGACCCCGATCCTCGGGCGTGGTCTGGGCACGTTCCGCCCGGAGGACTACTTCTTCCTCGACAACCAGTACCTGCTCGCCCTGGTCGAGGGCGGGATCGTTCTTGTCGCTGCGATCATCCTCTTCTTCCTGCTCGCCATCGCGTCGTGCCGTGGTGCGAGCCTGAGAGCCGCGCGCGCCGCGGATGCCTCCCGGGCCCAGGCCGTCATGGCTGCCGTCCTGGCGATCGGTGTCTCTGGGCTGTTCTTCGACCTGTTCAGCTTCGCTCAGGTGACGGTGCTGACGTTCGTGCTCGCCGGCGTCGCGGGGGCGCTGTGGCGCCAGGGTGTCGACGACGGCGTGCCGATCCCCAGTGCGATCGAACGGATCCGCGGTCGGCCTGTCCCCGTGGCCGCGGGTCGCATGGCGGCCGGCGGACGGCTGTCCGGACCGATCGACGTGGACGATGCGCCGAACCGGTGGTCGACCCGTGGCTGA
- a CDS encoding glycosyltransferase: MAEARRTITVVIPAHNEEAVIGRCLAALLADARPDPSDALSHGLRVLVVSNGSTDQTVARALSSLAGRAGSDQVLDLPEPSKAAAVRAGMSLAAAGPVIVLDADVELPTSAVRALADVLDTPLAIVAYPTLRLDTESSSWAVQRYYRVWTSLSYVTASMVGSGVFALNGPALAQLGELPDVVNDDGWVRLSFPPERRVVVPEEVTVFAARTARALVARRARIINGNRALSRELGLGDEPPRRTAEVLRQLRVGRVRPVDVMVFGALTVAGRAAAVVRRVRRDATWSTDLTSREVR; this comes from the coding sequence GTGGCTGAGGCGCGCCGAACCATCACGGTCGTCATCCCCGCCCACAACGAGGAGGCCGTGATCGGGCGTTGCCTTGCTGCCCTGCTCGCAGACGCCCGGCCCGACCCCTCCGACGCGCTGTCCCATGGCCTCAGGGTGCTCGTCGTGAGCAACGGGTCGACGGACCAGACCGTGGCGCGTGCACTGTCGAGCCTGGCCGGCCGGGCCGGGTCGGACCAGGTGCTCGACCTCCCGGAGCCGTCCAAGGCCGCAGCCGTCCGCGCGGGGATGAGCCTGGCGGCCGCCGGTCCCGTCATCGTCCTGGACGCCGACGTCGAGCTGCCGACGAGTGCGGTGCGCGCGTTGGCGGACGTGCTGGACACACCGCTCGCGATCGTGGCCTACCCGACGCTTCGGCTCGACACGGAGTCGTCGTCGTGGGCGGTGCAGCGCTACTACAGGGTGTGGACCTCGTTGTCCTATGTCACGGCCTCGATGGTGGGGTCGGGTGTCTTCGCGCTCAACGGTCCAGCGCTCGCCCAGCTCGGCGAGCTGCCGGACGTGGTCAACGACGACGGGTGGGTGCGACTGTCCTTCCCGCCGGAGCGCCGCGTCGTCGTTCCCGAGGAGGTCACGGTGTTTGCGGCCCGGACCGCGCGGGCCCTCGTCGCCCGCCGTGCCCGGATCATCAACGGCAACCGCGCCCTGAGCCGTGAGCTGGGCCTCGGCGACGAACCGCCGCGTCGCACGGCCGAGGTGCTGCGCCAGCTCCGGGTTGGCCGCGTGCGCCCGGTGGACGTGATGGTCTTCGGTGCCCTCACGGTGGCCGGCCGTGCGGCAGCCGTGGTCCGGCGTGTGCGCCGCGACGCGACATGGTCGACGGACCTCACCTCGAGGGAGGTGCGATGA
- a CDS encoding glycosyltransferase family 2 protein, with protein sequence MSPGPEVSVVIVTHNSPVWVERCLRALLDEARPVVSFEVVVIDSGSGRPTVDLLERWSDRLVLRLSERNIGFAAGCSWGVQLATGARILLLNPDAVVQPRCVDALVRFLDSDPDAGLVGGRTLRPDGTVDPSSCWGAPTLWSWFCFATGLSTTFRRSRLFDPESLGRWDRDTPRRVDVVTGCLLMLRRSTWDRLGGFDLDYFMYGEDADLSLRAAQLGMHPSITPDAVAIHAAGASSGQGPDKVRMLMTAKATLARKHWAPGRARLGVLFLVAGTGLRALGERLRGKPEPAWLPTWADRSWTRGWESADVAPPRP encoded by the coding sequence ATGAGCCCCGGGCCCGAGGTCTCGGTCGTCATCGTGACCCACAACAGCCCGGTCTGGGTCGAGCGGTGCCTGCGTGCGCTGCTCGACGAGGCTCGCCCGGTCGTCTCGTTCGAGGTCGTCGTCATCGACAGCGGTTCGGGGCGACCGACCGTGGACCTGCTCGAGCGCTGGTCGGACCGCCTGGTCCTGCGGCTGTCCGAGCGCAACATCGGGTTCGCTGCGGGCTGCAGCTGGGGCGTGCAGCTCGCCACCGGCGCGCGCATCCTGCTGCTCAACCCCGATGCCGTCGTCCAGCCGCGGTGCGTCGACGCGTTGGTGCGCTTCCTCGACAGCGACCCGGACGCCGGGCTGGTGGGCGGACGGACCTTGCGCCCTGACGGGACCGTGGACCCGAGCTCCTGCTGGGGTGCCCCGACGCTCTGGAGCTGGTTCTGCTTCGCGACGGGTCTGAGCACGACGTTCCGCCGCTCCCGCCTCTTCGACCCCGAGTCGTTGGGTCGGTGGGACCGGGACACCCCACGACGGGTGGACGTCGTGACGGGCTGCCTCCTCATGCTGCGCCGTTCGACCTGGGACCGGCTCGGAGGGTTCGACCTCGACTACTTCATGTACGGCGAGGACGCGGACCTGTCCTTGCGGGCCGCCCAGCTCGGCATGCACCCGTCCATCACCCCGGACGCGGTGGCGATCCACGCCGCTGGGGCGTCCTCCGGCCAGGGGCCCGACAAGGTCCGCATGCTGATGACAGCGAAGGCGACGTTGGCGCGCAAGCACTGGGCACCGGGCCGGGCCCGGCTCGGAGTGCTCTTCTTGGTCGCCGGCACAGGCCTGCGCGCCCTCGGCGAGCGACTGCGGGGGAAGCCGGAGCCCGCGTGGCTCCCGACGTGGGCAGATCGCAGCTGGACCCGAGGCTGGGAATCGGCCGACGTCGCTCCGCCGCGGCCCTGA